ACTGCAATATGCTGTAAAGGGATATTAAGTCCGCGTCCGTCTGCTTTTACAACACTTTCCTTTATCGTCCAGTACTTAAAAAACAATTGTGTGTCATTACCGGAATTTTTGATAAGCGCCCACTCCGCTGCTGTCATCACCGATTCAAAGTAGGTCAGGTTAACTGGCCTTAGCATCTCTACATCCACTCCTACCCTTTGCCCACTGCTGATAGCACATAACACATAATAACCCGAATGTGAAATATTAAAATCAATATGAGCGTTCAGAAATGGCCTCCCATAACTATTATACCGTAAATCGTCCAGCACACTACGCTCAAAACCCAACTGCTGCAGGCCTTCCATCAATAAAATTTTACCGAATAAGTTTGTTTGCCGGTCTTCCCATCTTACAAATTTTAAGTTCCTTTCCTTCAGGGATGGAGGTAAAAAATCCAGGTATTTCCGGTAAATATCATCCGCCAATTGCATCTCCACTTTTGCCGCCAAAACATGAATCATATTATAAATATTCCGTTACCTGAATGAAAAAACCGTTCGCTGATCATTGCGCATTCTAAAGGCCACAAACATATCCTTCTGCTTAAAATGAAGGTAAATATTACTATTTAACACTTCCTCAAAAGCCATTCCCGGAGCCTTTCCATACGAATGCCCCGGGAAAACAAGTACTTCCTTTCCAATTCTATTATTTAACAACTGTAAACTATCAAACATATCATACGGGTTTGCTCCATTGCCCCAACATAAGCCACAACCCTCTATAAACAGGGTATCTCCGGAAAAAAGGTTATTACTGATGAGATAACAGGTACTCCCCTTGGTATGACCAGGTGTTAGCAGCACCTTAACAGTTATCCCTCCGATAACTAACGTCTGATCCTGGTTAAACCCTATCAAATTATCACATTTATAACCATAATAGTCTATTTCCGCCACCGACATCCAAACATTACAATGATATTTTGCGACAAAATAATCTACTAAATTAGTATGGTCCTTATGGGAATGCGTAAGGAGGATACCTGTCAGCTTAACATTCATGGATACCAGCACTTCTTCAATCTTATCTTCCTCCCATGCAGGATCTACCATAATAGCACACTTACTGTTGGCATCTACTACCAGGTAGGTGTAATTGATAAAATTCTGCTTTCTTACCTTAATTGAAAAAACACTTATTTCACTAGCTATCGCATCTTTAAAAATCATGTATCCTTTTTTAGTCCTTCATTTCTAATGATTCTATTGTGATAAAAGATTTTTAAATCTTTCATTTAACAATACTGCTGTTTCCTGCATTATTTTTTCTCCTATCTTGTCTACATTTCTTTTACGCCAGCTTTCCAGTTCAGTACCTTTTACCCATTTATTAAAGGCCCCCAATGCTGGTCCGCAATGTACCTGGAAATCAACTTTATGTTCCGCAATACCTTTCAAGGCAAGATTAGTTGAATATCCGAAATACCAGCGAAAAATAAAAGCCATTTTCTGTTTGGGATTTTTTTCTGCACGTGCAATATCTTCCGCGCTATAATATTTTTTCACATCTTCATAAACGTCCGCAATACTCCGCTTAAAATATCGCTGTTCCAGCTGGTTTTTTGTTTTTTCATCAATTTCCTCAATGGCGTTATAATTACGGTAAAGGTCATACAGTTTGTTGGCCCTGGCCGGGAAAAACACGCCTTTTTTCAACACCTGTACTTTAGCGCCCATTTCAAACATATCGCCTGCCGGTGCGTAATCAGTGTCCTGTACATCAATGTCCTGCAACAGGTCTTTCACTACGTCGCTGGCGCCCGATTCAACAGTACATTGATTAATAGACCCTGTAAGGATAAAGTCCGCCCCCAATATAAACGCCGCTGCCGCCGCTCCGGGAGTACCAATCCCTCCGGCTGCACCTACCCTTACTTTCTTCCGGTAGTTATACCGCTTCATATATTCATCACGTTGGGCAATTATAGCAGGTATCAGTGCAGATGCCACCCCCATGTCGGTATGTCCGCCGGAATCAGCTTCCACACATATATCATCGGCCATCGGTATCTTTTGAGACAACGCCGCCTCTTCCTTGGTAATAGCGTTTTCTTCCAGCAGTTTTTGTACTATTCTTTCCGGAGCAGGACTCAAAAAGCAGGCAGCCACTTCCGGCCGCGATACTTTTGCCATCACCCTGTTATTGGTCTCTATCTGGCCCTGCGGGTTTTGATGCAGTCCTTTAAGCCTGAACCTCACCAGTGCAGGTGTAATTTCCATATACGCCGCCGCCTCAACATTTCTTACCTTATACTTCAGCAAAAGATTCACCGTTTCCTGTTCACGGGACCCGTTCAGCAAATTAAACCCGTAGGACTGCTGCGGACCCAATTCCCGTTGAATATACAGGATCGCATTTTCTATATCCGGTACCTTCAATCCACCAGTACCAAAATACCCCATCATACCGGCTCTCGCCATTTTGACCACCATTTCCTTAGATGCAATACCATGTACCATACCACCGGAAACATATGCATACTTCAGGTTATAATCCTTTTTGTACGCTTCACTGCCCAGCTTTTCTGCCGTTATTAAAACTGCCGGAGGATTGGGTAAAATACCAGGTTCGATATTTACAGTTACTTTTTCCGCCGGAGGGTTGTTTGTTGCTTTTATCACCTGCTGATGGTCCGCTGCTGGCACTTTTTGCTGGTAAGGCGTCTCTTCGGCAACAATTAACGGTTCCGCTTCATTTTTTATTTTCGCTACCATTGCCTTCAATACATTGCCCGGCCCTACTTCCACAAAATTGTTTACACCTTTACCCATTAAGTAACGAACAGATTCCGTCCATTTTACAGAATGCGTAATCTGATCTGACAATAACTGTGCGATCTGGCTGTGTATATAAGGGCGAGCCAAAACATTTGAAATAACCGGTATTTTCATCTCCGAGAATACAAAACGATTGACAAATCCACTGAACTCTTTCCCTGCTTCTGCCATTAAGCGGGAATGAAAAGCACCACTTACATTCAGCAATGCATATAAACTACAACCCGCCTTCTCAAAAATGCTCCGTGCGTTTTCCACATCTCTTTTAGGACCTGAGATAACAATTTGTTTCGGGGAATTTAAATTGGCAATATCTATGGAACGAAGCCCTTCGCTAACCAGCACATCTCTCACCATATCTTCCGTCATTCCCAGCACAGCCGCCATACCACCATCGCGGGCGCCGGCCATCAGATCTCCGCGTTTTTGCACCAGCTGTAATCCTGTTTCAAAATCAACAACGCCTGCAGCAAATAAAGCACAGTATTCACCCAGGCTATGTCCCGCTAAAAAATCAGGCTGCTGGTTTTCTGTCTGCTGTATCTTCAGAAAACTCAGACAATTCACCGCATAAAGCGCCGGTTGCGTATACTGTGTCTTACCCAGTTTATTTTCTGGGTCATTAATACATAAATCTTTCAAGGAATAACCCAAAATATTGCTCGCCTTGTCAGTCAGCTCCCTGAACTCGTCGAACAAAGGCTCTCCCATTCCTTTTTTCTGTGAACCCTGACCAGGAAATACATACGCCAGTTTATCATGGCCATTAGCTTTTGTAGTGAGCATATTAATGTCTTTTTTAAAATTTAGTTTACTTAAATTCTCCATCTCCTTACCAAAAGGACTCATCACCAGGTACACAGATCCCTGCCGGGCCGTCAGCGGATGACGGCGCGTAAAATTCGCAAGCGTGCCGGAAGGCCCCACATCCACAAGATTATAGGTATGATTTGTTTCATAAAGGGTATCCAAAGCAGCATTAAAAAGAATAGGTTTTCTTACAACATCCCAATAATAACTGCCACCTGGAGGTTCCGTTATTATCTTTCCTGTTAAGGATGAAATATATGACAGGGAAGGTTTTTTAAAATTATCCTTCTCTACATATAAATGAAAAGCCCCTGCTGCGGCATCAATATTTGCAGCATGAAACCCATGCGAAACCGGCAGCGCCTGAAAGGAGATCTCCTGCTGCGTAAAATATTTACGCACCGCTTCGCAGCTTTTCTTATTTCCAGCCAGAACAAAATGATTGTCGCTATTGATAGCAGCCAGACTTACCGTTGGGAATATAGCAGCAAGCTTATCATATAACAACGGAGTATCCATTACAGCCAACATCTCCCCTTCCTCACAAAACCGTTGAATACACAAAGCCTGCTGGACCACCAATTCGAGCGCTCTTTCTTTAGTGACCATGCCAGCAAGGGTTGCCGCTGCAAATTCTCCCAAACTCGTACCTATCACGTAATCAGGTTTCACACCCCGGTCTGTCAGCATCATCGCCAGTGCATATTCTACCATAAAAATGGCCGGATGTGTATACACCGTATCAGAAAAATCCTGCCATTTCCCTTTTGTGGTATCGAAAAGAACCGGTATAACAGACGATCCCGTAATACCCTTGTACAACCCGTCCATACTATCTAACCAATACCTGAAGGCAGGCTCTTTTGTATAAAGTTCGCTTCCCATGTGATAATACTGACCTCCCTGCCCGGAAAACATGAATACATTTTTTTCACTCATACATTCACATGTTTGCCATTAATATGTTCAGATATATTATCGTCTGTATTTTTGATACCATGTATAGCAATCGTCCTGGACTTAAAATCACTCAAAAACGATGATACAAGACCACTAAGAGAATATAGATTGCGGCTGAACTCAAAAATGGTTTCATACACCTTTTGTTCAGACAGCATCATCATATGATTGGATGCATCCACATCCATGATATGCAGATTAGGCATTTGTTTTTCCCATTCTTCCCAGTAATTTTTGTGATCTAGTGTAAACTCTGTTGCCCTGATCTTATAAAATGGCTCGAGATTGCCATAAAACAAGCCGCTTTTATTGCGGAAGTAATAACATACAACACCAGCAGGATCCGGCAATTCAGGCACCACATATTTATCAATTTCATATGCCTGTTGTACTTTTACGTTTTGAGCTATCAATGTTTTTAACTGATCTTCTGTCCTGGTCAGTCCCCGCTTTTCCGCGATGGCAATAAGCGCTTTCAGAAACGATTCATCATCAAGTTCTGTATCTACCTCATCTCTATGGATAAGCACCGATGTAAACTTCTCCGGCTCCTGCGTTATTTTGGTTAACAATGATAAATTTACTGCCTGCAAAATAGAGGTCTGCTTATCTACTTTTCCTCTTTTGAGATCGGTCCTGTAAATAGCATCCAGCATCGTCACTGAATTTACCTTTTGCCCCAGTTCCTGCAGTTGCCGGGTAATTTCATAGGCGAGGATACCGCCCATAGAATATCCGCCCAGATCGTACGGGCCTTGAGGTTGTACCGACTGTATGATCTGAATATAATAAGTAGCCATGGCTTCCAGCCCATGCAACGGAGAACGTTTAGTCATCCATCCCCGCGCCTGGATACCGAAAAAGGGCCTTTCAGACGTTTCTGCAATTGCTTTGTAAGACTGTACCCCACCCAGCGCGGCATGCAACCAGAATACCGGCCTTCCCTTAAATTTATTATTCAGGTGGAAAAGTTCAGGGAACTGCGGCCAATCAGTTTTGACAGTCGGTTCATCTGCCAGGTTTTCTTCTGCCATTTGTGGCGCAACACCATTTACTTTTGGCATCACTTGAATAATATCTTCCGTATTGACGCAGTTTTGTAATGTCTCCAGGTCTAATAACGGATGTACAGCAGACTTCAGTTGCTGGAACAGCTCCATCAGCTGAATGGAATCAAAACCATATTGGTCCAATGGTTTTTTGATATTCAATTCTGTTGCCGATAACCCAAGCATATTTGCAATGATATTGGCCACGGTTTTGCCAACAGACTCCTGCGGTCCTGATTCCCGGACCGGCGTAACCGGCGCAGTTACAGCGGGTGCAGGCAACGATACCTTTTTACTGGTCTTATTAAAAGCAACCCAGCATCGGCGCTTTTCAAATGGATAAGCAGGTAACCCGATAAATTGGGCCTTTCTTCCGGCATAAAGCGTGTCCCATGCTATTTTGCCCTGTTGTTGCGTCCAGTAAACAGCCAGTTTTTCCAGGTTGCCTTCTTTCAACAATAACTGGCAAAACAATTCTCCCGTTTTCCCGGAAAAAAGCCGGGTTATTTCGGCTGACTTATCTTCTACATTACCGGTATAAACAGGAGTTGCACTCTTGCTATCCTCTCCGGAGGATTGAAGATAATCCTCCATGACTGTCAATAATTCCTCCATAGAATTTACCACCACAGCCATCCTGCATTCCATTGCTTCTCTCCCTACCTGTAAGGTGTAGGCCAGATCATACATACTGATATTATCTGCCACTTTCAGGTAATTCAGCATGTCAGAGATGATGGCCCGCAGCCTGTCCGGAGTCCGGGCCGAGAATACCATCAAATGTGGAGCGCCCGTTATATGGGTCTCCTGGATAGATTCCTTTTCCGGCGTATATTCTTCGAGTATGACATGAGCATTGGACCCACCAGCGCCGAAAGAGCTAACAGTCGCACGTCTCGGGTATTCCCTTTCAGTGCCGTTTATCCGGACAACCGGTCGTTTCCAGTCTTCCAATTTTTCCTGCAGATAAAAGGGGCTATTCGAAAAATTTATCAAACTGTTCAACGGGGCCGTCATAATAGCGGGAACCAGCTGTTTGTGTTGCAGCTGCAACAACACTTTAGTAAACTGCGAAATACCGGAAGCCGCTTCAGCATGCCCAATATTTGATTTAACAGTACCAATCGGACAAAATCCATTATCCGCCGTAAACTGGCGGAAAGCTTTCCCCAATGCTGTCATCTCGATAGAGTCGCCAATGGGTGCACCATTTGCCGCTGCCTCTACCCAGCTGATTGTGCGGGGATCAATACCTGCTTTACTAAAATTATCTGCAATCAGTTTAGCCTGCGCATTGGGATTAGGAACAGAAAAACCATTTGATTTACCACCATGATTTATCATCGTTGATTTGATCACCCCCAGAATTGTATCACCATCCTGAACAGCATCCTGCAAGGGTTTCAACAAAACAGCACCTACAGCCTCCGCAGGCAGGTATCCATCTCCTTCTGAAAAACTCCTGCTGCTATTGCTGCTGCCAATTAACTGCAACTGACTTAAACCCAGGTATTTTTTAGGATGAATAGAGAGATTTACACCTCCCGCTACCGCCAGGTTACATTCGCCTTTCAGCAAATTATCACACGCCATATGTATGGCAATCAGGGAAGATGAACAAGCTGTGTCAATTGCAACACTGGGGCCCTGTAAATCAAAATAATAAGAAACCCTGTTAGCAATGGAATTGTAGGAGCTCAGCGACAAAGCAGCATCGTTAATATTATCCCCGTCAAATGAATGGTATTGTTTGTACATGGCACCCACATACACGCCCACCTTCGACTGGAACTGCTGTTGTATCCGGCTTCGTGAATAACCGGCGCTTTCAAATAAAGTCCAGACGTTTTGCATAAACAGTCTTTCCTGTGGGTCCATCATTTCGGCTTCCCGTGGAGAAATGTTAAAAAACAACGGATCAAACTGATCTACTCCATCTATGAATCCGCCCCATTTGCTATACGTTTTTCCCGGCTGGTTTCTTTTGGGATCGTAATATTCACTGTGGTCCCATCTCTCTTTCGGCACCTCGGTAATACAATCTTTCCCTGCTTTCAGGTTATCCCAGAAGGCATTGATATCCGCCGCCTGTGGATACTGACCAGTCACCGCAATTACAGCGATGTCCTGATGGTCGGCTTTCACTACTTTTCTTTCCGCGACAACGGCCTCCTTAAAACGATTACCTACAGCCACTACCTGCTTTGCAGCATGCATGACCGGTTGTACAGGTATAACAGCTGCAACAACTGGTACATTAACGCCCATTAATGTTTGTATTTTTTCAGGATGATGCGTTGCAAAATATTCCGCCACCGTACCTATTGTCTGGTATTCAAAAAGTAAAGTTTTAGAAAGAGAGCCAAACACTTTTTCCAGTTCACCGGTAAGTTGTATCGTCATCACTGAGTCAATACCGAACTTTTCAAATGTTGCATCTGCGTCAATCCTGTGTACCGGTAATTTGAGAAGGGTCGACAACAGATTTGTGACGTAACTTTCCATATATTCTTTCGTTCCACCCTGCTGAGCGGCAATCGTTACCACCGGCGGCACGGTTGTTACAGCAGGTTCCTTTTGCTGTTGCTGCCAACCAGCTCTCATTTTTGCCAGGTCCCCTTCCATGACCAGCACCTGCTGTTTATCACTATTCACAATATCATAAAACGCCCGCAATCCGCTGGCCGTTGTCATCGCGTGCATACCGATACTCTCCGCCATCATTTTTGCCGTCTGGGTATCTACCTGCATTCCTCCCGATTCCCACAGCGGCCAGTTACAGGAAATCGTTTTCCCATTGGCCTGCCCTGCTGCCACCAGCGTATTCCGGTAGCCAGCATAACTATCCATAAAAGCATTGGCCATCGCATAATCTCCCTGCCCTACATTGCCCAGCGCCCCCGCTACCGATGAAAACAGTATAAAAAAGTCAAGGGGCTGGTTCCGGCTGTATTCATCCAGCAGCACCGTACCTGTTACTTTCGGAGAAAGTACCATTTCTACTTCTGCCCGGGTTTTCCTCGTCAGGAAATTATCCCGGATAACACCCGCGCTGTGGATGATACCATTTAATCCGCCATAATTTTTTGTGATTGTACCCAACATTTCAGACACCGCTTCCCCGTTGCTGATGTCTACCTGGTAATAGGTCACATTAGCTCCGTTAACGCATAATTCCGCCACCTGCTGACGCCTGGTCTCATCCAGCGCTGAGCGCCCGGCAAGTACCACCTGCGCGTTTTTAGCATAGGCCACTATTTCACGCGCAAACACCTGGCCCAGGCCACCAGCACCTCCAGTTATTAGATATACGCCGCCAGGCTTCCAGGGCTTGTTATCATTGGCTGTCACGGCTAATTCCTCCCAACGTAATACCTCACGGGTAGTGCCGTTATAGCGTACAATGCGTTCCGCCGAACCTGCATTTTCTGCTACTTTACCAGCTATTAACGCCGCATCTGCAACTGATGGCAACTCTATCAGCTGCCACATTATACGGGGATTTTCCTGTTGTGCTGTTTTAAGCAGCCCTGATAGTGCGCCCCATAATTGCCGGGTACTTCCCAAGGTGACAACCAGTTGCACCAGCTGAGTATCGGTACCCTTGTTCTGCAACAACTGCCGGACCGTTTCAAATATCTCCAGCGCAAATGCAGTAAACTGCTTCCCGATACTGGTTTCTCCTGATTGCAGATGCTGACAACGGACATTCCCCAACAGCACCGACACTTGTCTGGCCACCGCATCTTCATTGTCTACCAATATGACCAGCCGTTTGGCGACGGTTGGCACTACAGATGCCAACGCCTGTTGACGCCATTGCGGCTCCATCATCAATACACCTGTGCCTGTATTACCCAATGCACGTGTAGAAAAACCATTCAGCTTAACACATACCGATCCGGTTTCATCACATAAGGTAATATCCAGTTTCCCCATACGGGAAGAGCCCTGACCGTTATCACTGTAACGAACAAACGCCCACATAGACGACACGCAGCTTTTATAAACTTCCAGCTGGTCCAGTGCAAAGGGTAACATGGCACCCATCCCTGCCGGGGATTCGCCGCCCGCACCTAACGCCATCCCTATCGCAGCCTGAAAGCCCGCATCCATCATCCCGGGATGAAGCACAAAACCAGCATCTCCAACAGGCAATTCTAATCGCGCCAACACGGTATCACTACCTTTGTACAAATCCTGTATTCCCTGATGGCCGGGACCATACGCAAGCCCTATCTCACGGAACATTTCATAACATGCGGCAGATGAAAGTATTTTCGTACATCCCGCACTTATTGAAGGCAGGTCTATTGTTGCAGGAGACATGGTCTGCCGCCATACCGCTGTTCCCTGGCTATGTACCATCCGGGTACCCTCAGCGGCTTCACTATATATCTCAAAAGCGATTTCCCCGTCATCTCCCGGCAACAGGCTTACATGCAGTAAACTATCGCTATTAAATGCATAAGGCTGTATCCATACTACATTTTTCAGACAGCAGCTGCTGCCGGCTTCCACTGCTGCGCCCATCGCCTCCGTTACCGCCACCCGGGCCATTTCCAGGTAAGCCACCCCAGGCAGGATACGTACTCCATGTACCTGGTGGTCTTTTAAGAAAAATTCTGTTCCGGTATAACGGGAAGTAAAACGTTGCTCAAAAAAAGTAGAGGTATTGGTATGTAATAACGGGTGTAATACTACTCCTCCCAACAAAGTATGCACCGGCGCAACCTCAAGGGGGCTTTGTTCCGGTATCCAGTAACGCTCCCGTGCAAAGGGATATGTAGGAAGACTCACCTTTTTCACCGTTCCGGATGGATATAAAAGATGCCAGTCCAGATGATATCCTTTCGTCCAAAGCTCCAGTAACTTGCCGTACTTCCCTTTCCGGATCCAGCTGACTACACCCTGGTGAAAATCTTCATCAGTCAACAACCATAAACTCTCTTTATCTTTCTTCAACTGGCCCGTATAGAGATCTTCTATATCTTCTTCCCCGGCTATATATCGTTGTAATTTATCCGTGGCTTCTTCACGGGTGTGCACCAACATACCCATACGCTCTTCCATATCCTCACGGCCTGTTTGCAGCGTATAGGCGATATCCTGCAGCGACTCCCCTGCAGGAGAGGTGAAGTAATGTAATAACCGCTCCGCATAGGCTTTTAAACGTTCTCCCGTACGGGCTGACAAGACCAGCATATATGGGCCAGCTGTGGATGCCGGTGAAGATGACGTAACCCGGTATTCCTCTATCACCAGATGTGCATTCGAGCCTCCGGCGCCAAATGAAGAGATTCCTGCACGCAGCGGACATTCCTCCATACGGCCGTTCTTCTCCAATAATGGCCGCTCCCACGGGGATAGCTCCTGCTGCACCACAAAAGGACTATTGGCAAAATCGATGTTAACGTTCAATACAGCCGAATGTAAAGACGGTACCAGTTGCCGGTGTTTTAGCTGGAGCAGGATTTTTGTCAGCCCCGCTATGCCAGCAGCACTCTCACAATGCCCAATATTGGATTTTGCTGAGCCAATAGCACAAAATTGTTTATCTGACGTAAACTCCCGGAATGCTTTATTTAATCCGGCTATCTCTATCGGATCACCCAGGAAGGTGCCCGTACCATGAGCTTCTATATAGCTGATACTGCGGGGATCAACACCTGACTTTTTGAATGCATGGCTGATCACGCCAGATTGTGCTCCCGGATTGGGCACAGAATAACCATTGGTTTTACCGCCATGATTAACAGCACTGCTTTTGATAACACCGTAGATATGATCTCCGTCGGCAATAGCTTTAGACAATGGTTTTAACAACACCGCTCCTACGCCCTCACCTGGCACATAACCATCTCCTCCTTCCCCAAAACTTTCGCAACGGCCAATACTGGAAACAAATCTTCCCTGACCCAGCATCAGGTATTTATTGGGGTGAACTGAAACATTCACACCGCCTGCTACCGCCGCCTCACAATCTCCCCTGATAATACTCTGGCAAGCCAGGTGAATGGCTGTCAGTGAAGAGGAACACATGGTATCAACAGCCAGGCTGGGGCCATGAAAATTACAGTAGTAAGATACCCGGTTAGCAACCGAGGATGGATTACCAGGGATGGCCAGCGGCCTGCCCTGAATTGTTTCCTGTGCCCCGTATAACTGGTACTCTTCATACATCACGCCCACAAAAACGCCGACATTGCCTTCCAGGCCATTGTTCCGGTTCGCCGCCAGCGTTTCACGGGTATAGCCTGCATCCTCCAGCGTGGCCATCACACACTCCAGGAAAATACGTTCCTGAGGGTCCATTATTTCTGCTTCACGGGGGGAAATATTGAAAAATAAAGGATCAAACTGATCTACCCCCTCTATAAAACCACCCCATTTGCTATACGTTTTTCCAGGTTTATTTTTATCCGCATCATAATATAGACTGTGGTCCCATCTGTCTTTGGGTATCTCCGTAATACAATCCTTTCCTGTTTTCAGGTTGTTCCAGAAGGCTGCTATATCGACTGCCTGGGGATATCTGCCTGCCAGTCCCACGATAGC
This Chitinophaga sancti DNA region includes the following protein-coding sequences:
- a CDS encoding SDR family NAD(P)-dependent oxidoreductase, with translation MSVVSICNQEKTSIGKQFTAFALEIFETVRQLLQNKGTDTQLVQLVVTLGSTRQLWGALSGLLKTAQQENPRIMWQLIELPSVADAALIAGKVAENAGSAERIVRYNGTTREVLRWEELAVTANDNKPWKPGGVYLITGGAGGLGQVFAREIVAYAKNAQVVLAGRSALDETRRQQVAELCVNGANVTYYQVDISNGEAVSEMLGTITKNYGGLNGIIHSAGVIRDNFLTRKTRAEVEMVLSPKVTGTVLLDEYSRNQPLDFFILFSSVAGALGNVGQGDYAMANAFMDSYAGYRNTLVAAGQANGKTISCNWPLWESGGMQVDTQTAKMMAESIGMHAMTTASGLRAFYDIVNSDKQQVLVMEGDLAKMRAGWQQQQKEPAVTTVRPVVTIAAQQDGMGERATNFFKKLLSSVLKLPANRINADAAFEEFGIDSVMVIQLTNELEKVFGSLSKTLLFEYQTIEALTEYFIAAYPDQLQALTGVKDKQVAIVAKEEMNVAPAQEVIKRKQRRLGDPIIYTAKEKETEETDIAIVGLAGRYPQAVDIAAFWNNLKTGKDCITEIPKDRWDHSLYYDADKNKPGKTYSKWGGFIEGVDQFDPLFFNISPREAEIMDPQERIFLECVMATLEDAGYTRETLAANRNNGLEGNVGVFVGVMYEEYQLYGAQETIQGRPLAIPGNPSSVANRVSYYCNFHGPSLAVDTMCSSSLTAIHLACQSIIRGDCEAAVAGGVNVSVHPNKYLMLGQGRFVSSIGRCESFGEGGDGYVPGEGVGAVLLKPLSKAIADGDHIYGVIKSSAVNHGGKTNGYSVPNPGAQSGVISHAFKKSGVDPRSISYIEAHGTGTFLGDPIEIAGLNKAFREFTSDKQFCAIGSAKSNIGHCESAAGIAGLTKILLQLKHRQLVPSLHSAVLNVNIDFANSPFVVQQELSPWERPLLEKNGRMEECPLRAGISSFGAGGSNAHLVIEEYRVTSSSPASTAGPYMLVLSARTGERLKAYAERLLHYFTSPAGESLQDIAYTLQTGREDMEERMGMLVHTREEATDKLQRYIAGEEDIEDLYTGQLKKDKESLWLLTDEDFHQGVVSWIRKGKYGKLLELWTKGYHLDWHLLYPSGTVKKVSLPTYPFARERYWIPEQSPLEVAPVHTLLGGVVLHPLLHTNTSTFFEQRFTSRYTGTEFFLKDHQVHGVRILPGVAYLEMARVAVTEAMGAAVEAGSSCCLKNVVWIQPYAFNSDSLLHVSLLPGDDGEIAFEIYSEAAEGTRMVHSQGTAVWRQTMSPATIDLPSISAGCTKILSSAACYEMFREIGLAYGPGHQGIQDLYKGSDTVLARLELPVGDAGFVLHPGMMDAGFQAAIGMALGAGGESPAGMGAMLPFALDQLEVYKSCVSSMWAFVRYSDNGQGSSRMGKLDITLCDETGSVCVKLNGFSTRALGNTGTGVLMMEPQWRQQALASVVPTVAKRLVILVDNEDAVARQVSVLLGNVRCQHLQSGETSIGKQFTAFALEIFETVRQLLQNKGTDTQLVQLVVTLGSTRQLWGALSGLLKTAQQENPRIMWQLIELPSVADAALIAGKVAENAGSAERIVRYNGTTREVLRWEELAVTANDNKPWKPGGVYLITGGAGGLGQVFAREIVAYAKNAQVVLAGRSALDETRRQQVAELCVNGANVTYYQVDISNGEAVSEMLGTITKNYGGLNGIIHSAGVIRDNFLTRKTRAEVEMVLSPKVTGTVLLDEYSRNQPLDFFILFSSVAGALGNVGQGDYAMANAFMDSYAGYRNTLVAAGQANGKTISCNWPLWESGGMQVDTQTAKMMAESIGMHAMTTASGLRAFYDIVNSDKQQVLVMEGDLAKMRAGWQQQQKEPAVTTVPPVVTIAAQQGGTKEYMESYVTNLLSTLLKLPVHRIDADATFEKFGIDSVMTIQLTGELEKVFGSLSKTLLFEYQTIGTVAEYFATHHPEKIQTLMGVNVPVVAAVIPVQPVMHAAKQVVAVGNRFKEAVVAERKVVKADHQDIAVIAVTGQYPQAADINAFWDNLKAGKDCITEVPKERWDHSEYYDPKRNQPGKTYSKWGGFIDGVDQFDPLFFNISPREAEMMDPQERLFMQNVWTLFESAGYSRSRIQQQFQSKVGVYVGAMYKQYHSFDGDNINDAALSLSSYNSIANRVSYYFDLQGPSVAIDTACSSSLIAIHMACDNLLKGECNLAVAGGVNLSIHPKKYLGLSQLQLIGSSNSSRSFSEGDGYLPAEAVGAVLLKPLQDAVQDGDTILGVIKSTMINHGGKSNGFSVPNPNAQAKLIADNFSKAGIDPRTISWVEAAANGAPIGDSIEMTALGKAFRQFTADNGFCPIGTVKSNIGHAEAASGISQFTKVLLQLQHKQLVPAIMTAPLNSLINFSNSPFYLQEKLEDWKRPVVRINGTEREYPRRATVSSFGAGGSNAHVILEEYTPEKESIQETHITGAPHLMVFSARTPDRLRAIISDMLNYLKVADNISMYDLAYTLQVGREAMECRMAVVVNSMEELLTVMEDYLQSSGEDSKSATPVYTGNVEDKSAEITRLFSGKTGELFCQLLLKEGNLEKLAVYWTQQQGKIAWDTLYAGRKAQFIGLPAYPFEKRRCWVAFNKTSKKVSLPAPAVTAPVTPVRESGPQESVGKTVANIIANMLGLSATELNIKKPLDQYGFDSIQLMELFQQLKSAVHPLLDLETLQNCVNTEDIIQVMPKVNGVAPQMAEENLADEPTVKTDWPQFPELFHLNNKFKGRPVFWLHAALGGVQSYKAIAETSERPFFGIQARGWMTKRSPLHGLEAMATYYIQIIQSVQPQGPYDLGGYSMGGILAYEITRQLQELGQKVNSVTMLDAIYRTDLKRGKVDKQTSILQAVNLSLLTKITQEPEKFTSVLIHRDEVDTELDDESFLKALIAIAEKRGLTRTEDQLKTLIAQNVKVQQAYEIDKYVVPELPDPAGVVCYYFRNKSGLFYGNLEPFYKIRATEFTLDHKNYWEEWEKQMPNLHIMDVDASNHMMMLSEQKVYETIFEFSRNLYSLSGLVSSFLSDFKSRTIAIHGIKNTDDNISEHINGKHVNV